One region of Elaeis guineensis isolate ETL-2024a unplaced genomic scaffold, EG11 Super_Scaffold_1000024, whole genome shotgun sequence genomic DNA includes:
- the LOC140854512 gene encoding uncharacterized protein, which produces MSATDVRVNVQDQYVIIDNGILQLTLSNPDGIVMGVRYNGLDNLMEVLNKEDNRGYWDLVWNAPGASGAFDVIKGTNFRIILQSEELVEVSFTRTWAPSLQGKLVPLKIDKRFVVLRGSSGLYTYATFEHLQGWPDFDIDEIRVTFKLRKDKFHYMAISDTMQRVMPMPDDRLPGRCQQLAYPEAVLLTNPINPELKGEVDDKYQYSNENQDIRVHGWISLDPPIGFWQITPSDEFRTGGLMKQNQTSHVGPMTLAVSTITFLI; this is translated from the exons ATGTCGGCTACCGATGTGAGAGTTAATGTTCAAGATCAATAT GTGATCATAGATAATGGCATTCTCCAGTTGACTCTGTCGAATCCAGATGGGATTGTGATGGGAGTTCGATATAACGGTCTTGATAATCTGATGGAAGTTCTTAATAAAGAAGATAATAGAGG GTATTGGGATCTTGTCTGGAATGCACCTGGAGCCTCCGGAGCATTTGATGT TATAAAAGGAACGAATTTTAGAATAATACTTCAAAGTGAAGAGTTGGTGGAAGTTTCATTCACAAGAACATGGGCTCCATCCCTCCAAGGCAAGCTCGTCCCCTTGAAGATAGACAAAAG ATTTGTAGTGCTTCGTGGTAGCTCGGGCTTGTACACATATGCAACCTTCGAACACCTTCAAGGATGGCCTGACTTCGATATTGATGAAATCAGGGTTACATTCAAGCTTAGGAAAGATAA ATTTCATTACATGGCAATATCAGACACTATGCAAAGAGTCATGCCCATGCCTGATGATCGCTTGCCTGGAAGATGTCAGCAGTTAGCATACCCTGAGGCTGTCCTCCTCACTAATCCAATTAATCCAGAGCTCAAAGGAGAG GTGGATGACAAATATCAATACTCCAATGAAAATCAAGACATCAGGGTCCATGGATGGATAAGTTTGGATCCTCCAATTGGCTTTTGGCAAATCACTCCTAGTGATGAGTTTCGAACAGGAGGGCTTATGAAGCAGAATCAAACCTCTCATGTTGGTCCTATGACTCTTGCTGTAAGTACCATAACTTTTCTAATTTAG